GATgatgcagtgagacaggtgatgATACAGTGAAATGTGATGATACAGTGAGACAGACGATGATGCAGCAAGACATGTAATGATTATGTGAGACAGGTGATGATGCAGCGAGACGTGATGATTATGTGAGACAGGTGATGATAAAGTGAGACGTGATGATGCAGTGACATGTGATGATATAGCAAGACATGTAATGATTATGTGAGACAGGTGATGATGCAGTGAGATGTGATGATGCAGCAAGACGTGATgatgcagtgagacaggtgatgatgcagtgagacaggtgatgatgctgtgagacaggtgatgatacagtgagacatgtgatgatacagtgagacaggtgatgatgcagtgagacaggtgatgatgcagtgagacaggtgatgatgcagtgagacaggtgatATAGTTAAATAATGCAGTGAGAAATGATAATGCAGGGAGACAGGCGATGATGCAGTAAGGCTGTTTATATTAGAGTGAGACAGTGCtgctgacagacagacagacgggtaTTTAGTTGTCTCCAGCTCCGCTGAGAACATTTCACACCTGCTGAAaggtgaccacacacacacctgttgtCACCTTTCAGCGTGTGTGAAATGTTCTCAGCAGAGCTGGAAGCATCTCAGtaccgtctgtctgtctgttagcAGCACTGTCTCACTGTATGTGATTCCTCATATATGCAGGGAAtattgagagtgtgtgtgcatCGGATGATGATTATGATGTCATCAGGACTGAGACATACATGCTGCTTCATCCTACAGATATTagtgacgtgtgtgtgtgtgtgtgtgtgtgtgtgtgtgtgtgtgtgtgtgtgtgtgtgtttgatctCAGAGATCAGTGGAATAAGGGTAATCCTGTCAGACACGCTCCTAATCActtacactcactcacacacactcacgtgTGGAGAACAGTGAATTATGTAATGCAGTTATGcaacatacatgcatacagcaGCAAAACAGAGAGcgagagtgagtgtgtgcagAGAAGTGCAGTTATCCTACAGGGGAAGAGAGATCATGTGACAGAGGTCAGGGGTCAGCGCTCACAAACCAACATCAGCACCAACCTTCATCGTTTGGGGCTGGAGGGGTAATATTTAAacctaatatttaataatattgtattttattttataaaatagaaaacataaaatatactaTTCCATAAAATATACttagaatattttatataatatttgtatttttacgAGTTTTGCTGAATTttcattcttcagtgtcacatgatccttcagaaatcattcttatatgatgatttgctgctcaagaatcatttatgattattatcaatgttgaaaacagtcatatttttgtggaaaccatcatTTTAttcttcaggattctttgaggaagttcaaaagaatcacatttaattgaattgttttgtaacactataaatgtctttacttttgatcattttaatgcgtccttgatgaataaaagtattaatttagttaaaaatatatatttgtatttgaacagtagtgtatcgAAAGACTTGATGACATCATACAGCAGTAACTATTGAGctcttttctcaaaatttatgTTTCCATGGTAACAGTGTCTTCTCTAATTGGTGGATCTCAGGATTATGGATAATGAATCCGAAAAATGGACAGAATCAGAAATAATCACTGAACAACTGCTTGCCTTTTTATTaatgtctctgtctgtctctctcaggTAATTTTAGAGGCATGTGTAAACACATCGAACACTTTCCTGAAGATGCGGACTATGAAGCCGACGCATCAGAGTATTTCCTGCGTAAGTcaaacatgcatgtgtgtgtgcgatgatgatggtgagatgAAGAgcgtgcgagagagagagagagagagagagagagagagagcggatAATGCTTTGGTGCTCAGAGCTGCTGCTGCTCTTTTAAGTGTTTAATTAGGTCACTTATTTCTATAAATATTTCACTGCAGTTTATATGGGTCAAAACTCTGAAATGCCCTGCACTCGTCCTCATCTCTTCATCCTCACTCAATACAGAATGAAAGAGACACAGATGCTGTAATATTCAACTGTATGAAGCACGCACACACATTTATAGATTATATAAAACTGATTATAAAGACTACAGatatctttttacatttttagaataaaaagaacatctattattattatcagtcaGATATACGTCCGTTCTGTGTTCCTGAACTAAAGCTGATAAACACACAGATCAATGAGTGATGTCATGTCACTGGACAGGAAGTGGTGACCTCATGCTGTGATGTCATCTGTCAATCAATCCTGTGGTTTCTGGCACcattatcacacacacacacacacacacacacacacacacacacacagtgtgtaCATCTCTTGACTAGAGGTCAGAGTTGAGGGAAGGACACATGTATAATTAATAATGCAGTGTGTGATGAAGGAATTGCGGCAAGGAGAGGCAGATGAAGTGGACATCTGAGCTGAATGGAGGACGAACAGTATCATGAATCAGACAGAAAGGGAAAACGGGTTTTCtgaactttgttttttttttggaatcagCAGTTTATCAGGCACAGAGACATCTGAGAGATGAGTATGTGAGCCAATCAGACGCAGTGATGAAGGTCATGCCTGCCGttcagactgtgtgtgtgtgtacaggtgCGGTTCGGGCCTCCAGTATTTTCCCCATCCTCAGTGTCATCCTGCTGTTCATGGGTGGACTCTGTGTCGCCGCCAGCGAGTTCCAGAAGTCTCGACACAACATCATCCTCAGCGCGGGAATCTTCTTTGTATCTGCAGGTGAGTGAGTTCTTACGAATTTTCTTCATGTACCTCCTCACACTGAATCAGAAGCAGCTTGTGATggttaggcatgtgacggtatcaaattttcatgttgcgattaattgctgaagcttttatcacggtatacgttATTATCACTCACGATATTTGaagttgcaaaaaaaagtgttgtcagtataacaggtttaagaactgtttttgtaaaaacaaaaagagctctgaatgtttaaatacaataatacaatacacacaaaaaaaaaatatatatataaagtgaaattttcaaacagattaaagtgcaaaagaatgaggctataaagaacaacaagaaacactttagaataaggtctcattatttaatgcattaactaagattgagcaacagctacatttgttacagaatgtgttatttttttgttaatgttagttaagaaacacaactgatcattgttagttttatctcaggtccattaaataagttcttctgattttagtaatgttattaaactaaaaaattaacattaactaagaataattaatgctttataagtatttttcattgtcagtttggtaataatgaattaacatgccGTATgtctcaaagttttactgaacaataacaaataatcagaacatttctaatcattggggcatgttgtagtccagattaaaatataaaaatgtttaagtttgaaaataaatagtctattaagtctttaagtataaagtatttggtgctgtgatgaacaacattgagattacaaaaaataaatgaatggctgtttgaagcattttaaaaaacttGACTAGCGCAGCAGCTTTGTTAAtgggtttccggggtaaccgctgcatttctgctgttccatcacattcacatttagaagatataagcgttcaaaacttacagtctctcacttccggcaatatggatcaatgattttgatgacatcaACACTGCACTGCAGCCTTTCAtcagatcttctgtccaatcaaatgctctccaGAATCTAAAGTGTCCCGCCCCCTacattatacataaaaaaataaaaatcggTTACTTGTTTTCACAATTAAtattttctacatggtgaatggcacatattGCACTATATAGGGGGTAGGGAACGATTAAGAGAGTGTAATTATGCTTTCCATTGGGCGAATGAAGTCTGGTTTTCACATTAGTGTCATGTGAACTGCCGCAGCGTGCACAGTTTGCTCCGGTGCAGTGACAGATTGGGTCCCCCCTGGAAATCGGGTCTCAATTACAATCCCATTGGTTTAAATAGCTTTTAATAGGTACTTTCTTTAGTGCCTGTTTACAATTCCTACAAAATCATGTTATGATAAATGCTGTTTCAACTACGTTATAATGACCATTACTTAGCTTATGTACTTGCATAGCATACAGATACCCGATTAGCCTGATAGCTTAGTTCATATGTACATTTGCACTTACCCTACATGTATTCACAGTCATCTTTAATGTAAGTATATtttaagttaaagggttagttcacccaaaaatgaaaattctgtcattaattactcaccctcatgccgtgcccaaattaagatatttttgatgaaatccgatggctcagtgaggcctgcatagccagcaatgacatttcctctatcaagatccattaatgtactaaaaacatatttaaatcagttcatgtgagtacagtggttcaatattaatattataaagccacgagaatatttttggtgcgccaaaaaaacaaaataacgacttatttagtgatggccgatttcaaaacactgcttcaggaagcttcggagcgttatgaatcttttgtgtcgaatcatgatttggatcgcgtgtcaaaccgctgaaatcacgtgactttggcgctccgaaccgctgattcgacacaaaagattcataatgctccgaagcttcctgaagcagtgttttgaaatcggccatcactaaataagtcgttattttgtttttttggtgcaccaaaaatattctcgtggctttataatattaatattgaaccactgtactcacatgaactgatttaaatatgtttttagtacattaatggatcttcaGAGATGAAATGTCAtggctggctatgcaggcctcactgagccatcagatttcatcaaaaatatcttaatttgtgttctgaagattaatgaagtcAGGCGTgcaatggcatgagggtgagtcattaatgacattattttcatttttgggtgaactaacactgtAATGTTAAATGTCCCAATACTTCAgttataaatataacaaattaaTGATGTTCAATAGTAAGTAAGCTATATGGTATTTTAAATTCGTAATATTTGTATGTACTTAGGATAATCATTAACTGACAGTTTGGGGAGACCCTTTTCGAGGGAGGACCGGATTTGTCACGACACGGATCACATGCGCGAGTCGGTGAGAACACAAAACATATCCAATTCTGCTCggaatgctatattttaaagcaaaatggaggagattaggaggaAAACTGAGGCTTTACCAAGTTCAACAGCTCTGTctgagctgtgatataaactaaacgctattggctattttaaaaaaggggaggagctgttTGATATGTcccgccctgtcttcctgtttcagtggaaattacgtcaacacattgaataatgctgcgcgtttcagtgggcctttaataatgttctcaaaacgttaTATAGTTCATTGAACGTTTTTCTTCACATTTTAGTTGGATGTTCGTCTAAATGTTACTGTttgtttcagaacgttcagaggacattcaaaagtaacgttcccataatgtttgcacAACCAAGTAGAAACGTTTAAAAAACTGCACATTCAGAAAAAATAACGTTTACATAACGTTAGCAAAACGTTCTTAGCAAAAGCTGGCATGTGATTGTGAATTCCTGTCTGTGTGTCCGTCCTCAGGTCTGAGTAACATCATCGGGATAATCGTGTACATATCAGCCAACGCAGGAGACCCGTCCAAGAGCGACTCGAAAAAGAACAGCTACTCGTACGGCTGGAGTTTTTATTTCGGCGCGCTGTCCTTCATCATGGCGGAGATGGTGGGCGTTCTGGCCGTGCACATGTTCATCGACCGCCATCGGGAGCTACGCGCGGCCCGTGCGCGGACGGGCGTCGGAGACTATCTGCAGGGATCAGCCATCACCAGAATCCCCAGCTATCGCTACCGTTACCGGCGCCGCTCGCGCTCCTCCAGCCGCTCCACCGACCCGTCGCACTCGCGGGACGCTTCGCCGGTGGGCCTGAAGGGGTTCGCAGCGCTACCGTCCACCGATATTTCCATGTACACCCTCAGCCGCGGCGGTGGCGGCGGCGACACGCTGAAGACTCCGCACGGAACGCCACCGATGTACAACTCCGACAGAGAGGCAGACTTCCTACAGGTCCACAACTGCGTCCAGAAAGATGCGAAGGACCGCCGCACCACACCTGTATGAGCGCCCCCTGCAGGTGAGGTGGAGATCGACTCCACAAACAGACGGACTTATTTCTAACACTAATGATGATGAGTTTACATgttaaaagaaaaattaaaatgcatgaTTTTCTTATCTTCCATAAACTAACACGTTTTCGACCATGTGATGAGAGAGCGAGACTGACGCTCTTGATATCTCTTTTCttcatgttcatttcatttTGTTGCACATAAATACTGTGAACCTCCGTGGCCGCTGTGACCGCAGGGAAGAGAAAAACAATCCCACAAACCGGCCGCGATTTATATGTCATTATAAACGTATTAATGATACATGACTATATAAGATACATACATGAATATATGAACATATGTTAATAAACCATACATAATTGACTTCTTATTTCAAGaagacacaaaaaaaaaaccaaaagaGCAAATCAGAAGCCAATAAAATCATCATGGATAATAACAGCTGGATTCATGTGGACTCATTTGCATGTGATGGAGGAAGacaaacaaccaaaaaaaaaaaaacattaaaaaatgaccTATTATGGTGTTAAACTGtgtgtttgagcatgaaaaaggtttCCAAAGTTTGGAAgtctgtttctgaactccatcttgagttttcttcacaatgttcctcatttaaataattaatgcgcagaataaaggggcggggcctggttgagttagttagtagcgtgttgaaactggtggttatggtaaggggcgggacatttcccaaacaccaatcacaacacactgctccagccgaccaatcagagcacattgtgcttttcagaaggaggggcttcatagagacaggaagtaaacagagcgttactgacagactgggaagagaggagctgaacaatggagaatatgaggagaataatcaacattcaatctAGTAGAGCAAAAAAACACACTTTAAGAAGCCAGAGTAGACTTATGAACCGCCTCAGGCTGGTTTAAGGTGTATTTTCAGCAGCGTCACAGATTGTGTTCTCAATAAGGCTTTTCATGTCCAGTATGAAGATGGACCCTGAGATCAAACTCTCACTCCCTCTGCTGGCCGTCTGATGAACacacattgtgtgtgtgtgtacaggtgTAGCATACTAACAATCATTCAGCAGCTGCAGCATTCAGGATCAGAGATCATGTACGTCTGTGGGATTTTTTTCACCTGTTTTATCGTCCAGCAGGTTAAAGCGGTGCGTCTGATCACTtagtaaataaagtaaataataatcTTTGTACAGTCTGCGAGCAAATAACCTTGAAGAACTAAAATAATAACAGCTTTTTTATTATGCATTTATTCTGAATTAAATTTTGCAACACTTTGTATCATGATTatacaaatttaaaacaaactACTAACTCAATATGACTTTATAATCAGATTAGTGTATAAAGATTTCTGATTGTGCACATCAACTGTATTTTTCTatttgtaacacacacacacacacacacacactcataccaGTGCTATTTGAGTATCGTtgagtttttaattttatattttctttttcatttgtttttaaagtttgagtaattttgttgtgttttgtcatatttaatagtttttaaatgtatataaaagtttttatacatttttattaccgttattttaatatatcaagttaaactaaatgtaaatgagtgACTTTgccttatttttaatatttatttttttaagtacgaaatgtttttttttatggttttaggtttagttaacgATAGTAACcctgacacacacactctctcacacacactcatgcacaaACTCTctcaaacgcacacacacaatcgCGCGCACGCACACtctctcacgcacacacacactgtctctcacacacactcacaagcacactctctctctcacatgcACTCACACTTGCGCACACGtgcacactctctcacacacacactcgtacGCACTCTCTCACTCACATGCACTCTCACGCACACTCACGCGCACGTGCACACTCTCACGCACAgtctctcacactctcacagacacacaagcacactctctcactcacaTGCACTCTCATgcgcacacactcactcacacacacacacacacacacacacagaacatgactGTCACAGATTTGAGAGGAAGGAGGTTTATTTAATTGAGCTCAAAACACAAACgtataaaatattactgtattcaaATATCATCACACTGATATGCGTAAGATATTGTCAGTACAGACGAACGGGTTAGACGAGACTCTGGATGATCTGTGTCTGATCCTGATAGAGCGAGTGAAACGCTCGAGCCAAACTCAGGAACGGAGCTTCAAACTGTCCGATCTCCTTCTGCCAgatgaacacaaacacagagatTCAGTTCactgatgaagatgatgatgaagatgcaTTTGTTTCGACTCACAGCAGACGTCTCGTGATACTCCAGCCCGTGACCCTGAGCCCACGTCTGAGCCGCGGCAccgtccacctccctcctggaCGACAGGTCACGCTTATTCCCCACCAGCACAcctgatcacacacacacacacacacacacacagtctttaGTTGACATCATCCTGCAGCAAATGACATCATTATGGAGGGAAAACAGCATCATCAATGGATCTGATCAATGTTATCTGGTTTGTGTCTCTCTAAAACCTTCATCCTTACAGAACAAATGACGAGCGATGATTACTTTTACATTAATCCTGTGAAGTGTGCAGTGcgtgtgacctctgacctggcACCTGCAGCCCGTCACAGTGCGATCGGAGCCTGTCGATCCAGCGGCCGCAGCTGGTGAACGAGGCTTCGCTGCTGATGTCAAACACCACACACATCACCGACGGCTGACtccactaacacacacacacatcattgGACACACATCGGGGTCACATGGGCCGCGCTTGGGCGGTTCTATTAAACTCACCATGTTCTCACAGGCGTCTGCAAACGGCTCCCGTCCTGCTGAATCATAGATGTACAACTCCTGAGTGAGGAAACACACcgccaatcaatcaatcaatgagCAGGTAAgatctgtgtgtgagtgtgtgtgtgtgtgtgtgtatatgagaCTGTTTGTGAGTGTGCAAAATTCAGAGGGGCTTGCAATTGAACAAGTGAAGGAGACGCTGATTGAAAATGTATTCGATAACATTTCCAGGGTTACCCCTAAAAACCGCATTCAACTACTTTACCTTTCTGACACTGCTTGTGTACTGATTGATTACATTCacactttaatctgtttgaaacattGGTTTGCTTTATACATTTTGTGTATTCTTCAAAAGGCCACTGTTATATTTGAGGTTGTATTATAAAAATACTAATCAACCCAGTAAAGCTTGAAATAATATAATAGTCagaaaataattattgttttacacaaaacaattttttttaacctttagacaaaatataaaagacatttgtatgtgttttatgttttgtaatataaTTGATGCACCAGGATTTTATGGCCCATATATGATGATTAACTTTATTCAGAGGccaaaactgagcaaaaattgCTCAGTTTGCTGCAgttgttatttattaaaatgtaaatcagATCTGTATAACAGTACAGCAGACTAATACAAAAATGTACTTTGTCACTCTATATCTCTTACAATATGTCTTGGTAAGAAGatatgcttagttttatgatgaAAGATCAATAATTTTTATTGTGGGGGGCAAAACACAATACAATGCAATATGCATACAATGATGATTGatagatgaacaaataaatattcCTCAAAGCCtgttgtatcatatttgatacataaaatatacaaaaccaTCTAAATGAGAACCATGTCCCCATAGTttcacaaaatcctgtgggaaacactgcaatgtaacattttatattttttgttttatttggtgttacatatgaaataaaatgttgaaattatattttaagttattttcagTGTTCTCCTTTTTTAAATTACAGAGCCAAGTGGTTCTTGAGCTCAGAAAAGTAATAATGTTAGAAGAATATTGGTGTATTTTCACTAAAAAACTACACAAGAAATGCCACAAATTTTGAGAAAAGCCGCAGCAAAATTAGTCATTTTAGGCTGCAGAAATCAGAAAAAAGTCCTGTGAAATCCTGGAGGGAttgatatatgtgtgtgtgtgtgtgtgtgtgtaccacAGTATCACTGGTGTCTGGGATGGACACTGATTTCTCCAGCAGCTCCACACCAACATTCTGCAAAACACATAATTCTGACCATCAATCAATcatgacattatcattgaactttatatttattcactttgtgtgtgtgtgtgtgtgtgtgtgtgtgtgtgtgtgtgtgtgtgtgtgtgtgtgtgtgtgtgtgtgtgtgcgtgtgttctGTGTTCTTACCATGGTGTAGTTTTTCTGAAAGACAGCACCATCACTGCGAAACATCTGACACAGTGTGCTTTTCCCTACAGCAGCATctcctgaacacacacacacacacacacacacacacacaaacatatgcaaaaacacacagaatCAGTGAACACGTGATCTATTTATATCACATTATAATCTTCACGCGTTCTTACCCGCGACAACACATCTAGCTCTTAACTTCACCATTAGGCagaaatgaataataatgaactgatgaatgtgtgtgtgtgtttctcctTCCGCCACAGCAACCTGAACCCGAAGCGTTGCTTAGCAGCTGAAATAAAGAGCTTCTATTGGCTAACAGCTTTACGCCAGTAATCTGAGCAACGCGGTTGGCTGAACGGCGTGACGCTACCGATGAACGGCACTCTGACGTTAACGTAACTGTTTTGAAATCCACCACTAGTGGCCGCGCTTCACACACGCTGCTAAAAATAACTTCATTCCCTCATTATCTTTCTTTTATATAAGAATTTATAAACTGTGAGTGAGCTCGTTGTTATTtaacacaagtgttgttaaaagATTAACCAGATCAGTGATGGCGATGAGTCAGAAAATGCAGAACTGGGTTTTATTTCATCCAAATCGACAAACAACCActctacaggtgctggtcatgtaatatcatcaaaaagttgatttatttcactaattccattccattcagactgatatatttcaaatgtttatttcttttaattttgatgattataactgataactaaggaaaatcccaaattcagtatctcagaaaattagaatattacttaagaccgaCACatagaaaggatttttagaaatcttggccaaaagtatgaacatgaaaagtatgagcacgtacagcactcaatacttagttggggctccttttgcctgaattactgcagcaatgcggcgtggcatggagtcgatcagtctgtggcactgctcaggtgttatgagagcccaggttgctctgatagtggccttcagctcttctgcattgttggttctggcatatcgcatcttcctcttcacaataccccatagattttctatggggttaaggtcaggcgagtttgctggccaattaagaacagggataccatggtccttaaaccaggtactggttgTGTActgcactgtgtgcaggtgccaagtcctgttggaaaatgaaatctgcatctccataaagttggtcagcagcaggaagcatgaagtgctctaaaacttcctcgTGTAcagctgcgttgaccttggacctcagaaaacacagtggaccaacaccagcagatgacatggcaccccaaaccatcactgactctggaaactttacactggacctcaagcaacgtggactGTGtgtctctcctctcttcctccagactctgggaccctgatttccaaaggaaatgcaaaatttactttcatcagagaacataactttggaccactcagcagcagtccagtcctttttgtctttagacgcttctgacgctgtctgttgttcaagagtggcttgacacaaggaatgcgacagctgaaacccatgtcttgcatacgtctgtgcgtagtggttcttgaagcactgactccagctgcagtccactctttgtgaatctcccccacatttttgaatgggttttgtttcacaatcctctccagggtgcggttatccctattgcttgtacacttttttctaccacatcttttccttcccttcacctctctagtaatgtgcttggacacagagctctgtgaacagccagcctcttttgtaatgaccttttgtgtcttgccctccttgtgcaaggtgtcaatggtcgtcttttggacaactgtcaagtcagcagtcttccccatgattgtgtagcctacagaactagactgagagaccatttaaaggcctttgcaggtgttttgagttaattagctgattagagtgtggcaccaggtgtcttcaatattgaaccttttcacaatattctaattttctgagatactgaatttggtattttccttagttgtcagttacaatcatcaaaattaaaagaaataaacatttgaaatatatcagtctgtgtgtaatgaatgaatataatatacaagtttcactttttgaatggaattagtgaaataaatcaactttttgatgatattataattatatgaccagcacctgcaGTTTAAATAGAAGAAGTAGAAGTAGATGAAAGCTCCTTCTTGTTCGTTCAAAATTTTCtctgttttgaaaacattatttaaagatGGAGCGTTTTTCTGAAACATTATTTGGACGTTCATCTaaggtttttaaatgttactacttgtttcaggacgttcagagaacatttaaaaatagaGTTCCCATAATCTTTGAAGAATGATACAATAAAAtgttcctttaaaggtgcagtaagcaattttcTGAGAAcgtttttgatatttgaaatcaccaaaacaaacacgcCCCTACCCAAAAGGATCACAATGCTTTCTTTATAGCTCGGCCCCCAAAATTACAAACCCTGCGTCctaatgtccatactatccatccttaATAGTAGGGCTGGggaaaaaatattgatttctcgattttaatcgattctcatttttacgaaccaatattgattcttaaatcccaagaatcgattagtctgttttcagttgatgaatgagcagaatatgtagcgcctcccatccaataaatcgcaataatctttgtgctttgttatttttgatatgaagcaaagtctcagatttcaaataacgtccatcttattatgagattcaaaaaa
Above is a genomic segment from Chanodichthys erythropterus isolate Z2021 chromosome 21, ASM2448905v1, whole genome shotgun sequence containing:
- the LOC137011130 gene encoding voltage-dependent calcium channel gamma-2 subunit-like is translated as MGVFERGVQMLLTTVGAFAAFSLMTIAVGTDYWLYSRGVCKIKTTNENETSKKNEEVMTHSGLWRTCCLEGNFRGMCKHIEHFPEDADYEADASEYFLRAVRASSIFPILSVILLFMGGLCVAASEFQKSRHNIILSAGIFFVSAGLSNIIGIIVYISANAGDPSKSDSKKNSYSYGWSFYFGALSFIMAEMVGVLAVHMFIDRHRELRAARARTGVGDYLQGSAITRIPSYRYRYRRRSRSSSRSTDPSHSRDASPVGLKGFAALPSTDISMYTLSRGGGGGDTLKTPHGTPPMYNSDREADFLQVHNCVQKDAKDRRTTPV
- the ift27 gene encoding intraflagellar transport protein 27 homolog, with translation MVKLRARCVVAGDAAVGKSTLCQMFRSDGAVFQKNYTMNVGVELLEKSVSIPDTSDTVELYIYDSAGREPFADACENMWSQPSVMCVVFDISSEASFTSCGRWIDRLRSHCDGLQVPGVLVGNKRDLSSRREVDGAAAQTWAQGHGLEYHETSAKEIGQFEAPFLSLARAFHSLYQDQTQIIQSLV